A genomic window from Chitinophaga pollutisoli includes:
- a CDS encoding IS1096 element passenger TnpR family protein: MPVLKFRVYWEEDESVYRDIVVKPSQNFVQFHQAILTAYEFDSKHKATFYRSNDNWQRGREILLEKDEQVRKAEPLLMSDTPVGAMVRDPNQKFIYLYDFAKNWTFLVELIGVAKDENAKLTYPAIVRKEGLAPSQYGTKGLIGDKLVEMEEKYDLNREGMSEDGFGEEGEETDREDDGMEESSTEDENMF, encoded by the coding sequence ATGCCGGTATTAAAATTCAGAGTTTATTGGGAAGAAGACGAAAGTGTTTACAGGGATATCGTTGTAAAACCCAGTCAGAATTTTGTGCAATTCCATCAGGCCATCTTGACAGCATATGAGTTTGACTCCAAGCACAAGGCGACCTTCTACCGCAGCAACGATAACTGGCAGCGCGGTCGGGAAATCCTGCTGGAAAAAGATGAGCAAGTGCGCAAAGCAGAACCCCTCCTGATGTCTGATACGCCTGTGGGCGCGATGGTCAGGGATCCTAACCAGAAATTCATCTATCTCTATGACTTTGCCAAAAACTGGACGTTCCTCGTGGAGCTGATAGGTGTGGCCAAAGATGAAAACGCCAAGCTGACGTACCCTGCCATCGTCCGCAAGGAAGGATTGGCTCCGAGCCAATACGGTACCAAGGGCCTCATCGGCGACAAGCTCGTGGAAATGGAGGAGAAATATGATCTCAATCGCGAAGGCATGTCTGAAGATGGTTTCGGGGAAGAAGGAGAGGAGACCGACCGGGAAGACGACGGCATGGAGGAAAGCAGCACTGAAGACGAAAACATGTTTTAG
- a CDS encoding HD domain-containing protein, whose amino-acid sequence MMEIPCTKREMELFERVAEAARQIGVPCYLIGGFVRDKLLERPTKDVDIVCVGDGIALAHQVAGLLDPSLKVNYFKTYGTAQIRFGDLEIEFVGARRESYRHHSRNPDVEPGTLEDDQLRRDFTINALAISLNTADYGKLIDPFNGLQDMQDKIIRTPLEPGQTFSDDPLRMMRAVRFASQLHFTILPETFQAIQDHAGRIKIISQERITDELNKIMLSAKPSVGLDLLYKSGILKIIFPQMVDLVGVEMLEGKGHKDNFYHTLQVIDNISRHTRDLWLRWAALLHDIGKPATKRFEAGHGWTFHGHDAVGGKWCPAFSRN is encoded by the coding sequence ATGATGGAAATTCCCTGTACAAAACGGGAAATGGAACTGTTTGAGCGCGTGGCGGAAGCGGCACGGCAGATCGGCGTACCTTGTTACCTGATCGGCGGCTTCGTGCGCGACAAACTGCTGGAAAGGCCTACGAAAGACGTGGATATCGTTTGCGTGGGGGACGGCATCGCCCTGGCCCATCAGGTGGCCGGCCTGCTTGATCCTTCCCTGAAAGTCAATTACTTCAAAACATACGGTACCGCCCAGATCCGCTTCGGCGACCTCGAAATCGAGTTCGTGGGCGCCCGCCGGGAAAGTTACCGCCATCATTCCCGGAACCCGGATGTGGAGCCGGGAACGCTGGAAGACGACCAGCTGCGCCGTGATTTTACCATCAACGCACTGGCAATCAGCCTTAATACGGCCGATTACGGCAAGCTCATCGACCCCTTCAACGGGCTGCAGGATATGCAAGACAAGATCATCCGGACGCCCCTGGAACCAGGGCAGACCTTCAGCGATGATCCTCTTCGCATGATGCGGGCTGTCCGCTTCGCTTCGCAACTGCATTTCACCATCCTGCCCGAAACATTCCAGGCGATCCAGGATCACGCGGGAAGAATCAAAATCATTTCGCAGGAAAGGATCACTGACGAGCTGAACAAAATCATGCTCAGCGCTAAACCCTCCGTAGGGCTCGATCTGCTGTACAAATCCGGCATCCTGAAAATCATTTTCCCGCAGATGGTCGATCTCGTGGGCGTGGAAATGCTCGAAGGGAAGGGGCATAAGGATAATTTCTATCACACCCTGCAGGTGATCGACAATATCAGCCGCCATACGCGCGATCTCTGGCTGCGCTGGGCCGCTTTGTTGCACGATATCGGGAAGCCCGCTACAAAACGCTTCGAAGCGGGCCATGGATGGACGTTCCACGGTCACGATGCCGTGGGGGGAAAATGGTGCCCCGCATTTTCGCGAAACTGA
- a CDS encoding Sua5/YciO/YrdC/YwlC family protein — protein MYEGALHLAPNVINHDGSIAIRLVQDPFCRHLVKRLRKPLVSTSANISGAPSPASFRDVSPEIRNGVDYVVEYRQDDETQARPSRIVRITKDGGLEIIRD, from the coding sequence ATTTACGAAGGCGCCCTCCACCTGGCGCCCAACGTCATCAACCACGACGGCTCCATCGCCATCCGGCTGGTGCAGGACCCGTTCTGCCGCCACCTGGTGAAACGCCTCCGCAAACCCCTCGTTTCCACGTCCGCCAACATCTCCGGCGCACCTTCGCCGGCGAGTTTTCGGGACGTTTCGCCTGAAATCCGGAACGGCGTGGATTACGTTGTGGAATACCGCCAGGATGATGAAACGCAGGCCCGTCCCTCGCGGATCGTGCGCATCACGAAGGACGGAGGGCTGGAAATCATCCGGGATTAG
- a CDS encoding Sua5/YciO/YrdC/YwlC family protein, protein MTEFENDIARSLEALRNGGTILYPTDTIWGIGCDATDEAAVAKIYALKQRDEAKSLVVLMADAKDLVKYLASPRTTSPMYWQGSTAPPPLFTKAPSTWRPTSSTTTAPSPSGWCRTRSAATW, encoded by the coding sequence ATGACCGAATTCGAAAACGATATCGCCCGCTCCCTGGAAGCGCTCCGCAACGGGGGCACCATCCTCTATCCCACGGATACCATCTGGGGCATCGGTTGCGACGCCACCGACGAAGCCGCCGTCGCTAAAATTTATGCCCTTAAGCAGCGCGACGAAGCCAAAAGCCTCGTGGTGCTCATGGCCGATGCGAAAGACCTGGTGAAATACCTCGCCTCCCCCCGCACAACATCGCCGATGTACTGGCAGGGTTCGACCGCCCCACCACCGTTATTTACGAAGGCGCCCTCCACCTGGCGCCCAACGTCATCAACCACGACGGCTCCATCGCCATCCGGCTGGTGCAGGACCCGTTCTGCCGCCACCTGGTGA